In one window of Acidovorax sp. HDW3 DNA:
- the glyQ gene encoding glycine--tRNA ligase subunit alpha, whose product MLTFQQIILKLQSYWADQGCALLQPYDMEVGAGTSHTATFLRAIGPEPWRAAYVQPSRRPKDGRYGDNPNRLQHYYQFQVVLKPAPANILELYLGSLEALGFDLKKNDIRFVEDDWENPTLGAWGLGWEVWLNGMEVTQFTYFQQVAGIDCKPATGEITYGLERLAMYLQGVDNVYNLTWTEGPDGSKLSYGDVYHQNEVEQSTYNFEHSDADFLFTAFGAYEKQAQHLMAEQLALPAYEQVLKAAHTFNLLDARGAISVTERAAYIGRIRNLARAVGKSYLDSRARLGFPMAPRAHADEVLAELAKAAEQQSKKAA is encoded by the coding sequence ATGCTCACCTTCCAACAAATCATCCTCAAACTCCAGTCCTACTGGGCCGACCAGGGTTGCGCGCTTTTGCAGCCCTACGACATGGAGGTCGGCGCCGGCACTTCGCACACCGCCACCTTTTTGCGCGCCATCGGCCCCGAGCCTTGGCGCGCCGCCTACGTGCAGCCCAGCCGCCGCCCCAAGGACGGGCGCTACGGCGACAACCCCAACCGCCTGCAGCACTACTACCAGTTCCAGGTGGTCCTGAAGCCCGCGCCGGCCAACATCCTGGAGCTGTACCTGGGCAGCCTCGAAGCGCTGGGCTTTGATCTGAAGAAGAACGACATCCGCTTCGTCGAGGACGACTGGGAGAACCCCACGCTCGGTGCCTGGGGCCTGGGCTGGGAAGTCTGGCTCAACGGCATGGAAGTGACGCAGTTCACCTACTTCCAGCAGGTGGCCGGCATCGACTGCAAGCCCGCCACCGGCGAGATCACCTACGGTCTGGAACGCCTGGCCATGTACCTGCAGGGCGTGGACAACGTCTACAACCTGACCTGGACGGAAGGGCCTGATGGATCCAAGTTGAGTTATGGCGACGTGTACCACCAGAACGAGGTCGAGCAGTCCACCTACAACTTCGAGCATTCCGACGCCGACTTTTTGTTCACCGCCTTTGGCGCGTATGAGAAGCAGGCCCAGCATTTGATGGCCGAGCAGCTGGCGCTGCCCGCCTACGAGCAGGTCTTGAAGGCCGCGCACACCTTCAACCTGCTCGATGCGCGCGGGGCGATCAGCGTCACCGAGCGCGCCGCCTACATTGGCCGCATCCGCAACCTGGCGCGCGCCGTGGGCAAGAGCTACCTCGACAGCCGCGCGCGCCTGGGTTTTCCCATGGCGCCGCGCGCACATGCCGATGAGGTGCTGGCCGAGCTGGCCAAGGCCGCCGAACAACAAAGCAAAAAAGCCGCCTGA
- a CDS encoding rhodanese-like domain-containing protein: MTTPHRPAYAGDVTPEQAWQWVQAGAAVLIDVRTDAERAWVGFVPGAVAVAWKQWPGMALNPAFDDQLRAAVPAGMKAVLLCRSGVRSVAAAERAAELGINAYNILEGFEGERDEHGQRGQRSGWRQRGLPWQQG, encoded by the coding sequence ATGACCACACCGCACCGCCCGGCCTACGCCGGTGACGTCACCCCCGAGCAAGCCTGGCAGTGGGTGCAAGCGGGCGCCGCCGTGCTGATCGACGTGCGCACCGACGCCGAGCGCGCCTGGGTCGGCTTCGTGCCCGGCGCCGTCGCCGTGGCCTGGAAGCAGTGGCCCGGCATGGCGCTCAACCCCGCGTTTGACGACCAGTTGCGCGCCGCCGTGCCCGCCGGCATGAAGGCCGTGCTGCTGTGCCGCAGCGGCGTGCGCTCGGTGGCGGCGGCCGAGCGCGCCGCTGAGCTGGGCATCAATGCCTACAACATCCTCGAAGGCTTCGAGGGCGAGCGCGACGAGCACGGCCAGCGCGGCCAGCGCAGCGGCTGGCGCCAGCGCGGCCTGCCCTGGCAGCAGGGCTGA
- a CDS encoding M48 family metallopeptidase yields the protein MASWVQQVLAWLDAPAPPPAAGVGPRPQARREVLLAGQRVPYRLQRARRKSIGMTVGADGLAVRAPSGVTLATIDAALQEKADWIVRKLGEVQQRQRLQEAARIVWQAGAQLPYLGAPLTLRLDATQRRRQQLLHSDADGGAQLFLGLAQDAQPAQIRDATQAWFLRQARSHFDARLAHFAPQLGVQHSRLRLSGAATRWGSARSDGSIMLNWRLLHYRPALIDYVVVHELSHLRVMDHSPQFWRIVATLVPDYAQLRQQLRAQPAPPWD from the coding sequence ATGGCCAGCTGGGTGCAGCAGGTGCTCGCGTGGCTCGACGCGCCCGCGCCGCCCCCGGCAGCGGGCGTTGGGCCGCGCCCCCAGGCCCGCCGCGAGGTGCTGCTCGCCGGCCAGCGCGTGCCCTATCGCCTGCAGCGCGCGCGGCGCAAGAGCATTGGCATGACGGTGGGCGCCGACGGCCTGGCCGTGCGCGCGCCCAGCGGGGTCACGCTCGCCACCATCGACGCCGCCTTGCAGGAAAAAGCCGACTGGATCGTGCGCAAGCTCGGCGAGGTGCAGCAGCGCCAGCGTCTGCAGGAAGCGGCGCGCATCGTCTGGCAGGCCGGCGCGCAGCTGCCCTACCTGGGCGCGCCGCTGACGCTGCGCCTGGACGCCACGCAGCGCCGGCGCCAGCAGCTGCTGCACAGCGACGCTGACGGCGGGGCGCAGCTCTTTCTTGGTCTGGCGCAGGACGCGCAGCCGGCGCAAATCCGCGACGCCACCCAGGCCTGGTTCTTGCGCCAGGCGCGCAGCCACTTTGATGCCCGGCTGGCGCACTTTGCCCCCCAGCTCGGGGTGCAGCACAGCCGCCTGCGCCTGTCGGGCGCGGCCACGCGCTGGGGCAGCGCGCGCAGCGATGGCAGCATCATGCTCAACTGGCGCCTGCTGCACTACCGCCCGGCGCTGATCGACTACGTGGTGGTGCACGAGCTCTCGCACCTGCGCGTGATGGACCACAGCCCGCAGTTCTGGCGCATCGTTGCCACCTTGGTGCCCGATTACGCGCAGCTGCGCCAGCAGCTGCGCGCACAACCCGCCCCGCCCTGGGATTGA
- a CDS encoding triacylglycerol lipase: protein MTRFLRRALRGLALAAACLALWPVAQAGNNYTQTRNPIVLVHGLFGFDTILGVDYFYGIPQALRQGGAQVYVAQVSADNSTEVRGEQLLAQVKTILALTGAQKVNLIGHSHGGPTVRYVAGVAPQLVASITSVAGPNRGTRLVDVILGLAPHGSVQEKVVTGAMSALTGLVNLGTGNKNLPQNHVAALESLSTAGSLRFNQRFNAGVPTSGCGDGAELVDGVRYYSWTGNKPSTNLLDPSDAMLTATSLLFSEPNDGQVPVCSSRLGKTIGTYAHNHFDEVNQVLGLRGLFSPDPVVLYREHAHRLQAQGL from the coding sequence ATGACCCGATTTCTGCGCCGCGCCCTGCGTGGCCTGGCCTTGGCCGCTGCCTGCCTGGCGCTGTGGCCCGTTGCCCAAGCCGGCAACAACTACACGCAAACGCGCAACCCCATCGTGCTGGTGCACGGCCTGTTTGGTTTTGACACCATCTTGGGCGTGGACTATTTCTACGGCATCCCCCAGGCGCTGCGCCAAGGCGGTGCCCAGGTTTATGTGGCCCAGGTCTCGGCAGACAACAGCACCGAAGTGCGCGGCGAGCAGCTGCTGGCCCAGGTCAAAACCATTTTGGCCCTCACTGGCGCACAAAAAGTCAACCTGATTGGCCACTCGCACGGCGGCCCGACCGTGCGCTACGTGGCCGGCGTGGCGCCGCAGCTGGTGGCCTCCATCACGTCGGTGGCCGGCCCCAACCGGGGCACGCGCCTGGTCGATGTGATCTTGGGCCTGGCCCCCCATGGCAGCGTGCAGGAAAAAGTCGTCACCGGTGCCATGAGCGCCTTGACGGGCTTGGTCAACCTGGGCACGGGCAATAAAAACCTGCCCCAAAACCACGTGGCGGCGCTTGAATCTTTGAGCACCGCCGGCTCCCTGCGCTTTAACCAGCGCTTTAACGCCGGCGTGCCCACCAGTGGCTGCGGCGATGGCGCCGAGCTGGTCGATGGCGTGCGCTATTACTCCTGGACGGGCAACAAGCCCAGCACCAACTTGCTCGATCCCAGCGACGCCATGCTGACGGCCACGAGCCTGCTGTTCAGCGAGCCCAACGACGGCCAGGTGCCGGTGTGCTCCTCGCGCCTGGGCAAAACGATTGGCACTTACGCCCACAACCACTTTGACGAAGTCAACCAGGTGCTGGGGCTGCGCGGCCTGTTCTCGCCCGACCCCGTGGTGCTGTACCGCGAGCACGCCCATCGCCTGCAAGCCCAGGGGCTGTGA
- a CDS encoding DUF3592 domain-containing protein produces MAHTPPTASRTGRWLLTLFALPFAAIGLGMLLLSVLPTLYDWARMQFWEPVPAQLLVAELRKKSGSKSSTTYLAHAQYRYLFAGQPYAGQRVAIGGGADNIGNFQQQLGQRLEQALAQGAPVTAWVNPSAPHEAVLDRSLRPGLLAFKLVFVVMFGGAGIAILVFAWRYNATEQAEDQPTPTPAPAYTAQGLALEDLCQLTPYPGGLQLQQKTSRHGRRPLFSLALTGMVFLGMQQWMRGATPGWFAVVFGLAGGSAVLLALFRLAHSRVVLLGQQGLRIEQRLLGLPLRWQQWPPQALIHLALQPHYTLHQTRRSIAYYRVLAQLDNGATVTLASALPAQHLGQQLLRRLVQETGYPIAPQRK; encoded by the coding sequence ATGGCCCATACCCCACCGACTGCCTCGCGCACTGGCCGCTGGCTGCTGACCCTGTTTGCCCTGCCCTTTGCCGCCATTGGCCTGGGCATGTTGCTGCTGAGCGTGCTGCCCACGCTGTACGACTGGGCGCGTATGCAATTTTGGGAGCCGGTGCCAGCGCAGCTGCTGGTGGCCGAGCTGCGCAAAAAGAGCGGGAGCAAGTCCAGCACCACCTACCTGGCCCATGCCCAATACCGCTATCTTTTTGCCGGCCAGCCCTACGCCGGGCAGCGCGTGGCCATTGGCGGCGGGGCGGACAACATTGGCAATTTTCAGCAGCAGCTGGGCCAGCGACTGGAGCAGGCCCTGGCGCAGGGCGCGCCGGTGACGGCCTGGGTCAACCCCAGCGCCCCGCATGAAGCGGTGCTCGACCGCAGCCTGCGCCCCGGGCTGCTGGCCTTCAAGCTGGTGTTTGTGGTGATGTTTGGCGGTGCGGGGATCGCCATACTGGTGTTTGCCTGGCGCTACAACGCAACAGAGCAGGCCGAAGATCAACCCACCCCCACACCGGCGCCAGCGTACACCGCGCAGGGCTTGGCCCTGGAGGATCTGTGCCAACTCACGCCCTACCCCGGCGGCCTGCAGCTGCAGCAAAAGACGAGCCGCCATGGGCGCCGGCCCTTGTTTTCGCTGGCGCTCACCGGGATGGTTTTTCTGGGGATGCAGCAGTGGATGCGCGGCGCCACGCCGGGGTGGTTTGCCGTGGTGTTTGGCCTGGCTGGGGGCAGCGCGGTGTTGCTGGCCTTGTTTCGCCTGGCGCACAGCCGCGTGGTGCTCCTCGGCCAGCAAGGGCTGCGGATTGAGCAGCGCCTCTTGGGCCTGCCGCTGCGCTGGCAGCAATGGCCGCCGCAGGCACTGATTCACCTGGCGTTGCAACCGCATTACACCCTGCACCAAACCCGCCGCAGCATTGCGTACTACCGAGTGCTGGCCCAGTTAGACAACGGCGCGACGGTGACGCTCGCCAGCGCCCTGCCCGCACAGCACCTGGGCCAGCAGCTGCTGCGCCGGTTGGTGCAGGAAACGGGCTACCCCATCGCCCCCCAGCGGAAATAA
- the glyS gene encoding glycine--tRNA ligase subunit beta, producing MTTANLLVELFVEELPPKALQKLGDAFASVLHAQLVAQGLAAPDAACTAYASPRRLAAHITGVLAQAPDKAVSQKLMPVAVGLAADGQATPALLKKLAALGADASAVAGLKRVHDGKAEVLYFESTAQGATLAEGLQKALDEALAKLPIPKVMRYQLQDGWSSVHFVRPAHGLVALHGSSVVPVQALGLTAGSHTQGHRFEAKASPVVLQNADSYAQQLRDEGAVIASFAERRAAIAEQLQQAAAQVGGGVRAIEDEALLDEVTALVERPNVLVCQFEEEFLAVPQECLILTMKANQKYFPLLDAEGKLTHRFLIVSNIAPQDASAVIQGNERVVRPRLADAKFFFDQDRKKTLVSRVPQLAKVVYHNQLGTQGERVERVRAIAQAIGAQLFAALAARHAIDGTQDAEVVQDYLMTCVDNAALLAKTDLVTDMVGEFPELQGTMGAYYAVNDGLPDDVAHAIEDHYKPRFAGDALPRNNVGLVVALADKLETLVGMFGIGNLPTGDRDPFALRRHALGVIRMLVEKDLPLNVPALLAAAVPAFGDKIQDPTAALQDFIYERLAGSLREQGYSAQEVDAVLALRPEQLALVGQQLAAVRAFAQLPEAPALAAANKRVTNILKKAEAESPVDAHVNPELLQEQAEQDLYAQLQRFVPEADAQFAAGDFTASLQTLAVLRAPVDAFFDDVMVNAEQLDVRLNRLGLLKTLHQAMNRVADLSRLAA from the coding sequence ATGACCACCGCTAATTTGCTCGTTGAACTGTTCGTTGAAGAACTGCCCCCCAAAGCCCTGCAAAAGCTGGGCGACGCCTTTGCCAGCGTGCTGCACGCCCAGCTCGTGGCCCAGGGCCTGGCGGCGCCAGATGCCGCCTGCACCGCCTACGCCTCGCCGCGCCGCCTGGCTGCGCACATCACCGGCGTGCTGGCGCAGGCGCCGGACAAGGCCGTGTCGCAAAAACTCATGCCCGTGGCCGTGGGCCTGGCTGCCGACGGCCAGGCCACGCCCGCGCTCTTGAAAAAACTCGCCGCCCTGGGCGCCGATGCCAGCGCCGTGGCGGGCTTGAAGCGCGTGCACGACGGCAAGGCCGAGGTGCTGTACTTTGAAAGCACCGCCCAGGGCGCCACCCTGGCCGAGGGCCTGCAAAAAGCGCTGGACGAGGCCCTGGCCAAGCTGCCCATCCCCAAGGTCATGCGCTACCAGCTGCAGGACGGCTGGAGCAGCGTGCACTTCGTGCGCCCGGCGCACGGCCTGGTGGCGCTGCACGGCAGCAGCGTGGTGCCGGTGCAAGCGCTGGGCCTCACGGCGGGCAGCCACACGCAAGGCCACCGCTTTGAAGCCAAGGCCAGCCCCGTGGTGCTGCAAAACGCCGACAGCTACGCCCAGCAGCTGCGCGATGAGGGCGCCGTGATTGCCAGCTTTGCCGAGCGCCGCGCCGCCATTGCCGAGCAGCTCCAACAGGCTGCAGCGCAGGTGGGGGGCGGGGTACGTGCTATCGAAGATGAAGCGCTGCTCGATGAAGTGACCGCCCTGGTTGAGCGCCCCAACGTGCTGGTGTGCCAGTTCGAGGAAGAATTCCTGGCCGTGCCGCAGGAATGCCTGATTCTGACCATGAAGGCCAACCAGAAGTACTTCCCGCTGCTGGACGCCGAAGGCAAGCTGACCCACCGCTTCCTCATCGTCAGCAACATCGCACCGCAAGACGCCAGCGCCGTCATTCAGGGCAACGAGCGCGTGGTGCGCCCGCGCCTGGCGGATGCCAAATTCTTCTTCGACCAGGACCGCAAAAAGACGCTGGTCAGCCGCGTGCCGCAGCTGGCCAAGGTGGTCTACCACAACCAGCTGGGCACCCAGGGCGAGCGCGTGGAGCGCGTGCGCGCCATCGCCCAGGCCATTGGCGCGCAGCTGTTCGCGGCCCTGGCCGCGCGCCATGCGATTGACGGCACGCAGGACGCCGAGGTGGTGCAGGACTATTTGATGACCTGCGTAGACAACGCCGCGCTGCTGGCCAAGACCGACCTGGTCACCGACATGGTGGGCGAGTTCCCCGAGCTGCAGGGCACCATGGGCGCGTACTACGCCGTCAACGACGGCCTGCCCGACGACGTCGCCCACGCCATTGAAGACCACTACAAGCCGCGCTTTGCCGGCGATGCCCTGCCGCGCAACAACGTCGGCCTGGTGGTGGCGCTGGCCGACAAGCTCGAAACCCTGGTGGGCATGTTCGGCATCGGCAACCTGCCCACCGGCGACCGCGACCCGTTTGCGCTGCGCCGCCACGCGCTGGGCGTGATCCGTATGCTGGTCGAGAAGGACTTGCCGCTGAACGTACCGGCGCTGCTGGCCGCTGCCGTGCCCGCCTTTGGCGACAAAATTCAAGACCCGACGGCGGCGCTGCAGGATTTCATCTACGAGCGCCTGGCCGGCAGCCTGCGCGAGCAGGGCTACAGCGCACAAGAGGTGGACGCCGTGCTGGCGCTGCGCCCCGAGCAGCTCGCCCTGGTGGGCCAGCAGCTGGCGGCGGTGCGCGCCTTTGCGCAATTGCCCGAGGCGCCCGCGCTGGCGGCAGCCAACAAGCGCGTGACCAACATCCTGAAAAAAGCCGAGGCCGAAAGCCCGGTGGACGCCCACGTCAACCCCGAGCTGCTGCAGGAGCAGGCCGAGCAGGATTTGTACGCCCAGCTGCAGCGCTTCGTGCCCGAGGCCGACGCGCAGTTTGCCGCTGGCGATTTCACCGCCAGCCTGCAGACCCTGGCCGTGCTGCGCGCGCCGGTCGATGCCTTCTTTGACGACGTCATGGTCAACGCCGAGCAACTGGACGTGCGCCTGAACCGCCTGGGCCTGCTCAAGACCCTGCACCAGGCCATGAACCGCGTCGCCGACCTCTCACGCCTGGCGGCCTGA
- the gmhB gene encoding D-glycero-beta-D-manno-heptose 1,7-bisphosphate 7-phosphatase — protein sequence MKIAIFDRDGTLNQLGEEYITRPEEWQAEAGALEAVARLNRAGWHVVVATNQPGLGRGLLDTVSLNAIHAKMLRQLSSQGGRIDAIFYCPHVPDDACSCRKPAPGLLLQIAERYGVEPRELRVVGSNPTHLQAGAAIGAQLHLVCTGLSAQLAPGQPLPSEVPAGTQVHADLQAFADRLLQTAAADVV from the coding sequence ATGAAAATCGCCATCTTTGACCGCGACGGTACCCTCAACCAACTGGGCGAGGAGTACATCACCCGGCCCGAAGAATGGCAGGCCGAGGCCGGCGCCCTGGAGGCCGTGGCGCGCCTGAACCGTGCCGGCTGGCATGTGGTGGTGGCCACCAACCAGCCGGGCCTGGGGCGCGGGCTGCTCGACACCGTCTCGCTCAACGCCATCCACGCCAAGATGCTGCGCCAGCTCAGCAGCCAGGGCGGGCGCATCGACGCCATCTTCTACTGCCCCCACGTGCCCGACGACGCCTGCAGCTGCCGCAAGCCCGCCCCCGGCCTGCTGCTGCAGATTGCCGAGCGCTACGGCGTCGAGCCGCGCGAGCTGCGCGTCGTCGGCAGCAACCCCACGCACCTGCAGGCCGGCGCTGCCATCGGTGCGCAGCTGCACCTGGTGTGCACCGGCCTGTCGGCCCAGCTGGCGCCGGGCCAGCCGCTGCCCAGTGAGGTGCCCGCTGGCACCCAGGTGCACGCCGACCTGCAGGCCTTTGCCGACAGGCTGCTGCAAACCGCAGCAGCAGACGTGGTTTAA
- a CDS encoding lipase secretion chaperone — MAIQRLWRYGAAGLVGAAVLWWWLAPQALPDVYSGLGGAAAPASGAAEQARAQRSPVEQQAHEALLRRPGLRYALEAWLLAADPSGDRATLRQRLQALAAQHFPPPYTEAAQALMVRYLDYREGLQQVEPPKDLQDPDALRQSLAKLRQVQLKHFDAEEYDVLFSDQQQLDDYTLARLDIAGNPDLSPAQKQQALQEAQALLAPAERAARAQAQAALDAVTQTAAFEQQGTDDATRLAQRSSAYGDEAAQRLAQLDQQERAWQARVAQYAQAQGQDSASLAQLRERLFTPQEQLRLDAALRMRKEAK, encoded by the coding sequence ATGGCGATCCAGCGACTGTGGCGGTATGGCGCCGCCGGCCTTGTCGGGGCCGCCGTGCTGTGGTGGTGGCTGGCGCCGCAGGCGCTGCCCGATGTGTATTCAGGGCTGGGCGGCGCTGCGGCGCCCGCCTCTGGCGCTGCAGAGCAGGCGCGGGCGCAGCGCTCACCGGTAGAGCAGCAGGCCCATGAGGCGCTGCTGCGCCGCCCCGGCCTGCGCTACGCCCTCGAAGCCTGGCTGCTCGCTGCCGACCCCAGCGGCGACCGCGCCACCTTGCGGCAGCGGCTGCAAGCGCTGGCGGCGCAGCACTTTCCACCGCCGTACACCGAAGCCGCCCAGGCGCTGATGGTGCGTTACCTGGACTACCGCGAAGGCTTGCAGCAGGTTGAGCCGCCCAAGGACTTGCAAGACCCCGACGCCCTGCGCCAATCCCTGGCCAAGCTGCGCCAGGTGCAGCTCAAGCACTTTGACGCCGAGGAGTACGACGTCTTGTTTAGCGACCAGCAGCAGCTCGACGACTACACCCTCGCGCGCCTGGACATTGCCGGCAATCCCGACTTGTCTCCGGCGCAAAAGCAGCAAGCCTTGCAAGAGGCCCAAGCCCTGCTCGCCCCCGCCGAGCGCGCTGCCCGCGCCCAGGCCCAGGCGGCTTTGGATGCGGTCACCCAAACCGCCGCTTTTGAGCAACAAGGCACTGACGACGCCACGCGCCTGGCCCAGCGCAGCAGCGCCTACGGTGACGAAGCCGCCCAGCGCCTGGCCCAGCTCGACCAGCAAGAGCGCGCTTGGCAGGCCCGCGTGGCGCAATACGCCCAGGCCCAGGGTCAAGACAGCGCCAGTCTGGCGCAGCTGCGCGAACGCCTGTTCACCCCCCAGGAGCAGCTGCGCCTGGACGCAGCGCTGCGAATGCGCAAAGAGGCAAAGTAG
- the lpdA gene encoding dihydrolipoyl dehydrogenase, whose product MKEITTKLLILGGGPGGYVAGIRAGQLGIPTVLVEGASLGGTCLNIGCIPSKALIHAAHEFAHARQQAGGSKTGIRVQEPQIDIAQTVRWKDGIVQRLTGGVGGLLRKAGVQVQRGWAQIEDGKTVTVTLADGQTQRVHCEHLLLATGSTPVELPSMPFGGAIWSSTDALSPDAIPKRLVVVGAGYIGLELGMAYRKLGAEVTVVEAAQRVLPSYDEELTQPVLDALQKSGVVLHLGCSVAGWDAQHGVHVRIDARAEDFALPADRVLVAVGRRPRTTGFGLEGLQLDMAGRHIAIDAHCKTSMRNVWAIGDVTGEPMLAHRAMAQGECVAEQIAGQNRRFEPMAIPAVCFTDPEVVVVGKTPGEARAAGIACIDAAFPFAANGRAMTLEATGGFVRVVARESDHLILGWQAVGQGVAELAAAFGQSIEMGARLEDVAHTIHAHPTLGEAVQEAALKALGHALHI is encoded by the coding sequence ATGAAAGAAATCACCACCAAGCTGCTCATCCTCGGCGGCGGCCCCGGCGGCTACGTGGCCGGTATCCGCGCCGGTCAGTTGGGCATTCCGACCGTGCTGGTCGAAGGCGCGAGCCTGGGCGGCACGTGCCTCAATATCGGCTGCATTCCGTCCAAGGCGCTGATCCACGCCGCGCACGAGTTTGCGCATGCCCGCCAGCAGGCGGGCGGCTCCAAAACCGGCATCCGCGTGCAGGAGCCGCAGATCGACATCGCGCAAACCGTGCGCTGGAAGGACGGCATCGTGCAGCGCCTGACCGGCGGTGTCGGCGGCCTGCTGCGCAAGGCGGGCGTGCAGGTGCAGAGGGGCTGGGCGCAGATAGAGGACGGCAAGACCGTCACCGTCACCCTGGCCGACGGCCAGACCCAGCGCGTGCACTGCGAGCACCTGCTGCTGGCCACCGGCTCCACGCCGGTGGAGCTGCCGTCCATGCCGTTTGGCGGCGCGATCTGGTCATCGACCGACGCGCTCTCGCCCGACGCCATCCCCAAACGCCTGGTCGTCGTCGGTGCGGGCTACATCGGGCTCGAACTGGGCATGGCCTACCGCAAGCTGGGCGCGGAAGTCACCGTGGTCGAAGCCGCGCAGCGCGTGCTGCCGAGCTACGACGAGGAGCTGACCCAGCCCGTGCTGGACGCGCTGCAAAAAAGCGGCGTCGTGCTGCACCTGGGCTGCAGCGTGGCGGGCTGGGACGCGCAGCACGGCGTGCACGTGCGTATCGACGCCCGCGCCGAGGACTTTGCCCTGCCCGCCGACCGCGTGCTCGTCGCCGTCGGCCGCAGGCCGCGCACCACGGGCTTTGGGCTGGAAGGTTTGCAGCTGGACATGGCCGGGCGCCACATCGCCATCGACGCGCACTGCAAAACCTCCATGCGCAACGTCTGGGCCATTGGCGACGTGACGGGCGAGCCCATGCTGGCGCACCGCGCCATGGCGCAGGGCGAATGCGTGGCCGAGCAGATCGCCGGGCAAAACCGGCGCTTCGAGCCCATGGCCATTCCCGCCGTGTGCTTTACCGACCCGGAGGTCGTCGTCGTCGGCAAAACCCCGGGCGAGGCCCGTGCCGCTGGCATCGCCTGCATCGATGCCGCCTTCCCCTTCGCCGCCAATGGCCGCGCCATGACGCTCGAAGCCACCGGCGGCTTTGTGCGCGTGGTGGCACGCGAGAGCGACCACCTCATCCTCGGCTGGCAGGCCGTGGGGCAGGGCGTGGCCGAACTCGCCGCCGCCTTTGGCCAGTCCATCGAGATGGGCGCGCGCCTGGAGGACGTGGCCCACACCATCCACGCCCACCCCACGCTGGGCGAGGCGGTGCAGGAGGCGGCGCTCAAGGCGCTGGGCCATGCGCTGCACATCTGA
- a CDS encoding 1-acyl-sn-glycerol-3-phosphate acyltransferase, whose amino-acid sequence MSLLRSLAHLLWMGVTIVPYTLAILLCSWCGLRGPRLYRIARAWLALSVDGARWILGIRVRISGMEQLPQDPQQGVVLLVKHQSTFETFLMPAIMPRPLAYVFKKELLQIPFFGWSIGSLDMIHIDRSQRARAFVHVIRRGKELLAQGTWVIMFPEGTRMARGTTGEYQASGARLAIEAGVPVVPVAVTSAKCWPRKAFIKTPGLVDVSVGAPIATAGRKSDELMREVQTWIEAEMRRLDPEAYRD is encoded by the coding sequence ATGTCCCTGCTGCGCTCCTTGGCCCATCTGCTGTGGATGGGCGTCACGATTGTTCCCTATACCCTGGCGATCTTGCTGTGCTCCTGGTGCGGGCTGCGCGGGCCGCGCCTGTACCGCATCGCCCGCGCCTGGCTGGCGCTGAGCGTCGATGGGGCGCGCTGGATTCTGGGCATCCGCGTGCGCATCAGCGGCATGGAGCAGCTGCCGCAAGACCCGCAGCAGGGCGTGGTGCTGCTGGTCAAGCACCAGTCCACCTTCGAGACGTTCTTGATGCCGGCCATCATGCCGCGCCCGCTGGCCTACGTGTTCAAGAAAGAGCTGCTCCAGATTCCGTTCTTTGGCTGGTCGATTGGCAGCCTGGACATGATCCACATCGACCGCAGTCAGCGCGCGCGCGCCTTCGTGCACGTCATCCGGCGCGGCAAGGAGCTGCTGGCGCAGGGCACCTGGGTCATCATGTTCCCCGAGGGCACGCGCATGGCGCGCGGCACCACTGGCGAGTACCAGGCCAGTGGCGCGCGCCTGGCGATCGAGGCCGGCGTGCCCGTGGTGCCGGTGGCCGTGACCTCGGCCAAATGCTGGCCGCGCAAGGCTTTCATCAAGACGCCGGGGCTGGTCGATGTCTCTGTTGGCGCGCCCATCGCCACCGCCGGGCGCAAGTCCGACGAGCTCATGCGCGAAGTGCAAACCTGGATCGAGGCCGAGATGCGCCGCCTCGACCCCGAGGCCTACCGCGACTGA